The following proteins come from a genomic window of Nicotiana tomentosiformis chromosome 12, ASM39032v3, whole genome shotgun sequence:
- the LOC138903477 gene encoding uncharacterized protein isoform X2 yields MPGAVPDLKNWVQALVSTSTYAERSWRDLSKGRWEAKNHGLGKDAVLRPLSNEEEISASVPKPAKENKRKRASVPEDPKPKKRMACKPNKNVIPLTVESVLRLRDEDDEEEEENDESALAVRMKRTTDASSPVGSMMLHEATPRTEDIPEKDSGRVPELSDIEDASHRSRPAGSMTEEALEPLRTEENAPGDSFGAAAVEDSPTFPAFSTGVIREAQALGALDLNRPHNEEDPFRDLFISIEDVAGAGDESDLFHGLRQALNQAATVHREQCSRSQNELHRYEANLQRATDERNSLRLSIGQREEEIKDLRAKLAKACRDQTDLSEQLQQKIEMIGKLREEVDVIRTESLRWKEDMDRFATKKETARAQLSTSETQL; encoded by the exons atgcccggagcagttcccgatctcaagaattgggtacaagcccttgtttcgacctccacatacgccgagcgctcatggcgtgatttgtcaaagggtcggtgggaggccaaaaatcacg gtttgggtaaggatgcggttttgaggcccttgtccaatgaggaggaaatttcggcctctgtcccaaagccggcgaaggaaaataaaaggaaaagagcctcggttcccgaagatccaaaaccgaagaagaggatggCTTGTAAGCCGAataagaatgtcattcctttgaccgtggaatctgttctgcgtctaagggatgaagatgatgaagaagaagaagagaacgatgagtccgcgctggcggtccgaatgaagagaaccaccgatgccTCATCGCCGGTTGGATCGATGATGCTCCATGAGGCTACGCCTCGAACTGaagatataccggagaaagattcgggtagagtccccgaactatcggatatCGAAGACGCATCTCATCGGAGTCGACCGGCAGGGAGTATGACCGAAGAGGCCCTCGAACCCCTTCGAACCGAGGAGAACGCTCCAGgtgattcatttggggcagcagcagtcgaggattcgcctacctttcccgctttttccaCAGGGGTGAtccgggaagctcaagctctgggagccctcgatctaAACAGGCCTCATAATGAAGAAGAtccctttcgtgacctgtttatcaGCATTGAGGATGTTGCCGGTGCtggtgatgaatcagatctttttcacggattgcggcaggctttgaatcag gcagcgacagttcatcgagaacaatgttctcgatCCCAGAATGAGTTGCATCGATACGAGGCCAACCTACAACGGGCTACtgacgagaggaactcccttagactttccatagggcagagagaagaggaaataaaagacctccgagctaaGCTGGCCAAGGCTTGtcgagatcagaccgatttgtctgagcag ctgcagcaaaaaatcgagatgatcgggaagcttcgtgaggaggtcgacgtgataagaacggagtctttgcggtggaaagaagatatggaccgctttgctacaaaaaaagagactgctcgagcccagttatcaacGTCCGAAACCCAACTTTAG
- the LOC138903477 gene encoding uncharacterized protein isoform X1, whose translation MPGAVPDLKNWVQALVSTSTYAERSWRDLSKGRWEAKNHGLGKDAVLRPLSNEEEISASVPKPAKENKRKRASVPEDPKPKKRMACKPNKNVIPLTVESVLRLRDEDDEEEEENDESALAVRMKRTTDASSPVGSMMLHEATPRTEDIPEKDSGRVPELSDIEDASHRSRPAGSMTEEALEPLRTEENAPGDSFGAAAVEDSPTFPAFSTGVIREAQALGALDLNRPHNEEDPFRDLFISIEDVAGAGDESDLFHGLRQALNQAATVHREQCSRSQNELHRYEANLQRATDERNSLRLSIGQREEEIKDLRAKLAKACRDQTDLSEQVMMLLKAYGLDTRTIANILVSQLQQKIEMIGKLREEVDVIRTESLRWKEDMDRFATKKETARAQLSTSETQL comes from the exons atgcccggagcagttcccgatctcaagaattgggtacaagcccttgtttcgacctccacatacgccgagcgctcatggcgtgatttgtcaaagggtcggtgggaggccaaaaatcacg gtttgggtaaggatgcggttttgaggcccttgtccaatgaggaggaaatttcggcctctgtcccaaagccggcgaaggaaaataaaaggaaaagagcctcggttcccgaagatccaaaaccgaagaagaggatggCTTGTAAGCCGAataagaatgtcattcctttgaccgtggaatctgttctgcgtctaagggatgaagatgatgaagaagaagaagagaacgatgagtccgcgctggcggtccgaatgaagagaaccaccgatgccTCATCGCCGGTTGGATCGATGATGCTCCATGAGGCTACGCCTCGAACTGaagatataccggagaaagattcgggtagagtccccgaactatcggatatCGAAGACGCATCTCATCGGAGTCGACCGGCAGGGAGTATGACCGAAGAGGCCCTCGAACCCCTTCGAACCGAGGAGAACGCTCCAGgtgattcatttggggcagcagcagtcgaggattcgcctacctttcccgctttttccaCAGGGGTGAtccgggaagctcaagctctgggagccctcgatctaAACAGGCCTCATAATGAAGAAGAtccctttcgtgacctgtttatcaGCATTGAGGATGTTGCCGGTGCtggtgatgaatcagatctttttcacggattgcggcaggctttgaatcag gcagcgacagttcatcgagaacaatgttctcgatCCCAGAATGAGTTGCATCGATACGAGGCCAACCTACAACGGGCTACtgacgagaggaactcccttagactttccatagggcagagagaagaggaaataaaagacctccgagctaaGCTGGCCAAGGCTTGtcgagatcagaccgatttgtctgagcaggtaatgatgcttttgaaagcctatgggcttgataccagaacgatagctaacattttggtctcacagctgcagcaaaaaatcgagatgatcgggaagcttcgtgaggaggtcgacgtgataagaacggagtctttgcggtggaaagaagatatggaccgctttgctacaaaaaaagagactgctcgagcccagttatcaacGTCCGAAACCCAACTTTAG